From the Canis lupus familiaris isolate Mischka breed German Shepherd chromosome 27, alternate assembly UU_Cfam_GSD_1.0, whole genome shotgun sequence genome, the window GGGTCTTTTCAAGAACAGAGCCACCTAACTACTGATTTTAGTGAGCATCTTGTTAATGGCTTGCTTGACATGTGTGGTGGAGCTTCGTCGCCTTGTCTTGCCCTGGACCATCCTCCTGCGACGCACCTCTCGACACAGCTCATAGAATATCTCCGTGATGTTTCCTTCTCCAGTGCAAGCAGAACACTCATAAAAAGCACATGCCAATTCGGTGGCCAGCTTCTCCCCTTCTTCTGTACTAACCTGTCTGGAGTGGTCCAAATCAGCTTTGTTTCCAACCAAGATAAGAGTCACATTCTTAGGCTTTTTTATCTCATCCAGGATGTTCTTAAGTGGGAGAACTTCCTCAAAACTTCCTCGGTCAGTAATGTCATAGACCAGCACAAAGCCTTCCCCCCATCGCATGTGTCCTTCCCTCTGAATGGTATCTTCCTGTTGACAAGGAAACAATGGCAGTTGGGGAATTGGAAGTCATTTCAGTGTATAGATGTTGCTCATGCT encodes:
- the RERG gene encoding ras-related and estrogen-regulated growth inhibitor isoform X1, which translates into the protein MTLLVPFAFGTVAFVHNMGKTALVVRFLTKRFIWEYDPTLESTYRHQATIDDEVVTMEILDTAGQEDTIQREGHMRWGEGFVLVYDITDRGSFEEVLPLKNILDEIKKPKNVTLILVGNKADLDHSRQVSTEEGEKLATELACAFYECSACTGEGNITEIFYELCREVRRRRMVQGKTRRRSSTTHVKQAINKMLTKISS
- the RERG gene encoding ras-related and estrogen-regulated growth inhibitor isoform X2, whose product is MAKSAEVKLAIFGRAGVGKSALVVRFLTKRFIWEYDPTLESTYRHQATIDDEVVTMEILDTAGQEDTIQREGHMRWGEGFVLVYDITDRGSFEEVLPLKNILDEIKKPKNVTLILVGNKADLDHSRQVSTEEGEKLATELACAFYECSACTGEGNITEIFYELCREVRRRRMVQGKTRRRSSTTHVKQAINKMLTKISS
- the RERG gene encoding ras-related and estrogen-regulated growth inhibitor isoform X3 — translated: MVLELGKFKLQLSLVVRFLTKRFIWEYDPTLESTYRHQATIDDEVVTMEILDTAGQEDTIQREGHMRWGEGFVLVYDITDRGSFEEVLPLKNILDEIKKPKNVTLILVGNKADLDHSRQVSTEEGEKLATELACAFYECSACTGEGNITEIFYELCREVRRRRMVQGKTRRRSSTTHVKQAINKMLTKISS